The following coding sequences are from one Mycobacteriales bacterium window:
- a CDS encoding dienelactone hydrolase family protein — MTDALSDFTREPFTADGKTKDIYRKGDGPAVIVISEIPGITPKVADFARMVVDRGCTAVMPHLFGEPGKDISMGYTLNTLAKLCISSEFTKMATKQSGKVTTWLRALARSEHERCGGPGVGVVGMCFTGGFALGMMVDAPVVAPVLSQPSVPFPFGSRRKADLGISDAELAVVKQKVAQGGCVMGLRFTGDPMAPADRFATLRRELGDGFIGVELDSSESNPHGHPKGAHSVLTEHLVDQPGTPTREALDQVLDFFTDRLGVTAVR, encoded by the coding sequence GTGACCGATGCTTTGAGTGACTTCACGCGCGAGCCCTTCACGGCCGACGGCAAGACCAAGGACATCTACCGCAAGGGCGACGGCCCGGCGGTGATCGTCATCTCCGAGATCCCGGGCATCACGCCGAAGGTCGCCGACTTCGCCCGCATGGTCGTCGACCGCGGCTGTACGGCGGTGATGCCGCACCTGTTCGGCGAGCCCGGCAAGGACATCTCGATGGGGTACACGCTGAACACGCTGGCCAAGCTGTGCATCTCCAGCGAGTTCACCAAGATGGCGACGAAGCAGTCGGGCAAGGTCACGACGTGGCTGCGGGCGCTCGCCCGCTCGGAGCACGAGCGCTGCGGCGGGCCCGGGGTAGGCGTGGTGGGCATGTGCTTCACCGGCGGCTTCGCGCTCGGGATGATGGTCGACGCACCGGTCGTCGCGCCGGTGTTGAGCCAGCCGTCGGTGCCGTTCCCGTTCGGGTCACGCCGCAAGGCCGACCTCGGGATCTCTGACGCGGAGCTGGCCGTGGTCAAGCAGAAGGTCGCGCAGGGCGGTTGCGTCATGGGGCTTCGCTTCACCGGCGACCCGATGGCGCCGGCGGACCGGTTCGCGACATTGCGTCGCGAGCTCGGTGACGGCTTCATCGGGGTCGAGCTCGACTCTTCGGAGTCGAACCCGCACGGGCACCCGAAGGGCGCACACTCGGTCCTCACCGAGCACCTGGTCGACCAGCCTGGTACTCCGACCCGAGAGGCGCTCG